The sequence GACACCGTCGACGACGTGAGCATCGTCCGTGCCGGGTGCAAACCCGACAGTCGATTTGTGCGGGCGATCCAGGCTGCGGGGCTCTGACGTGCTTGGCAACCTCTACGACCGGGCCTTGGACGGCGAGCGGTGCTGGGTGCGCCACGACGACGGCCGGCTTCTCGCGCTGCCGGTGCGCAGCTGGCTTGGCGGTCAGCACGCCGACCGTGGTTTCGACAACGCGATTCTCGGGCTGTGCACCGGGCCGACGATCGATCTGGGTTGTGGCCCGGGCCGTTTGGTGGCGCGGCTCGTCGAGCGAGGCGTGCCCGCGCTCGGGGTCGACCAATCCGCCACCGCGATCGGGCTGGCGCGGCGCAGCGGCGCACCCGCGCTGCTGCGCGACGTGTTCGATCCGCTTCCCGGCATGGGGCGGTGGCAGACGGTCCTGCTGGCCGACGGCAACGTCGGGCTCGGCGGCGACCCGTGGCGGGTGCTGCGGCGCGCAGGCGAGCTGATGAAGCGCGGCGGTCGTTGCATCGCCGAGTTCGATTCGGAGAGTTCAGGTGTCAACTCCGGGTGGGTGCGGTTGGAGTCCCGCAGGCAGATCGGGCCGTGGTTCCGGTGGGCATCGGTCGGTGTCGACTGCGCGGCCAAACTGGCCGACGACGTCGGCCTTGTGCTGTCGGACATCCACCCGATCGGAAGCAGGGTGGTCGCTAGTCTGGCGGCGGCTTAGCCCGGCGCGACAGCACCGAGCGGAGGGCGTACACGACGGCGCTGACAGCGAACATCGCCGCGGTCAACAGCAGCCAGCGGCTCAGGAACCCGTCCTGTGTCTGCCCGGTCGCCGCCCTGTACGCCAAGCCGCCCTGCTCGATGATCCCGGGCAGGAAGACCAGCAGCGTCAACGCGGCGCCGAGCGCAGGTATCCGCACGTGGTTCAGCGCCGAGATCGACTTATCGGTACGAGGCCGAATACGACTGCCTGCGAACAGGATTCGGTCGACGAACGCATAGAGCGGAAACAGCACGAGATCGTGGGCGACGATGGCCGCGGCGAACCACACCAGGATCGACTGCCACCACGCGTTCGGGTTCCACAACGTGACCGGCTTGACGGTGGCCAGCACGTAACCGAACAGCGCGAAGCCGGCGATCAACGTCAACAGGTGAAGCGGGCTCGAGCCGTATACCGACCGGAACCGTTCCAACGCCGTGCGCATGTCAGCCCGCCCTGAAGTCGATCGACGCCACCCACTTGGTGTTGTGCACACCTGGCAGGCCCGGCACGATGATCCGCGCCGGGTAGCCATGGTCCGGCGACAGGTCGGCGTCGTTGACCCGCAGCGCCAGAAGGGAATCGGGGTGCGTCACCTGATTCGACTGCAGCGTCGCCCGGTTGAATCCGCCGCGGCGCTCGACCG is a genomic window of Mycobacterium sp. ITM-2016-00318 containing:
- a CDS encoding class I SAM-dependent methyltransferase, which produces MLGNLYDRALDGERCWVRHDDGRLLALPVRSWLGGQHADRGFDNAILGLCTGPTIDLGCGPGRLVARLVERGVPALGVDQSATAIGLARRSGAPALLRDVFDPLPGMGRWQTVLLADGNVGLGGDPWRVLRRAGELMKRGGRCIAEFDSESSGVNSGWVRLESRRQIGPWFRWASVGVDCAAKLADDVGLVLSDIHPIGSRVVASLAAA